The Hordeum vulgare subsp. vulgare unplaced genomic scaffold, MorexV3_pseudomolecules_assembly, whole genome shotgun sequence genome includes a region encoding these proteins:
- the LOC123420105 gene encoding beta-galactosidase 1-like has product MERVSWQPLALLLLAAAAAVASGTEVGYDGRSMVIDGERRLLISGSIHYPRSTPEMWPDLIRKAKEGGLDAIETYVFWNGHEPRRRQYNFEGSYDIVRFFKEVQDAGMYAILRIGPYICGEWNYGGLPAWLRDISGMQFRMHNNPFEQEMETFTTLIVDKLKEAKMFAGQGGPIILSQIENEYGNVMDKLNNDESASEYIHWCAAMANKQNVGVPWIMCQQDQDVPPNVINTCNGFYCHDWFPKRTDIPKIWTENWTGWFKAWDKPDFHRSAEDIAFSVAMFFQTRGSLQNYYMYHGGTNFGRTSGGPYITTSYDYDAPLDEYGNIRQPKYGHLKDLHNVLKSMEKILLHGDYKDTTMGNTNVMVTKYTLDNSSACFISNKFDDKEVNVTLDDGATHVVPAWSVSILPDCKTVAYNSAKIKTQTSVMVKRPGVETVTDGLAWSWMPENLHPFMTDEKGNFRKNELLEQIATSGDQSDYLWYRTSLEHKGESNYKLHVNTTGHELYAFVNGKLVGRHYAPNGGFVFQMETPVKLHSGKNYISLLSATIGLKNYGALFEMMPAGIVGGPVKLVDTVTNTTAYDLSNSSWSYKAGLAGEYRETHLDKAKDRSQWRGGTIPVHRPFTWYKATFEAPTGEEPVVADLLGLGKGVVWVNGNNLGRYWPSYVAADMDGCRRCDYRGTFMADGDGQKCLTGCNEPSQRFYHVPRSFLKAGEPNTMVLFEEAGGDPTRVSFHTVAVGAACAEAAEVGDEVALACSHGRTISSVDVASLGVTRGKCGAYQGGCESKAALAAFTAACVGKESCTVRHTEDFRAGSGCDSGVLTVQATC; this is encoded by the exons ATGGAGCGCGTGTCGTGGCAACCActtgcgctcctcctcctcgcggcgGCCGCGGCCGTCGCCAGCGGCACTGAGGTCGGGTACGACGGCCGGTCGATGGTCATCGATGGCGAGCGCCGCCTCCTCATCTCCGGCTCCATCCACTACCCCAGGAGCACGCCAGAG ATGTGGCCGGATCTGATCAGGAAGGCCAAGGAGGGCGGGCTGGACGCCATCGAGACGTACGTCTTCTGGAACGGCCACGAGCCTCGCCGCCGGCAGTACAACTTCGAGGGCAGCTACGACATCGTGCGCTTCTTCAAGGAGGTCCAGGACGCCGGCATGTACGCCATCCTCCGCATCGGCCCCTACATCTGCGGCGAGTGGAACTACGGCGGCCTGCCGGCATGGCTGCGCGACATCTCCGGCATGCAGTTCCGCATGCACAACAACCCCTTCGAG CAAGAGATGGAGACCTTCACGACCCTCATCGTCGACAAGCTCAAGGAGGCCAAGATGTTCGCCGGACAGGGAGGCCCCATCATCCTCTCTCAG atcgagAACGAGTACGGGAACGTCATGGACAAGCTCAACAACGACGAGTCGGCGTCTGAGTACATCCACTGGTGCGCCGCCATGGCCAACAAGCAGAACGTAGGCGTGCCGTGGATCATGTGCCAGCAGGACCAAGACGTCCCACCCAACGTG ATCAACACCTGCAACGGCTTCTACTGCCACGACTGGTTCCCCAAGAGGACCGACATCCCCAAGATCTGGACTGAGAACTGGACTGGCTG GTTCAAAGCCTGGGACAAGCCTGATTTCCACCGGTCCGCCGAAGACATCGCCTTCTCTGTTGCCATGTTCTTCCAGACGCGAGGATCGCTCCAGAACTACTACATG TACCATGGTGGCACCAACTTTGGCCGCACGTCGGGTGGCCCATACATCACAACCAGCTATGACTACGATGCCCCTCTCGATGAGTACG GTAACATCAGGCAGCCAAAATACGGGCACCTCAAGGACCTCCACAATGTCCTCAAGTCCATGGAGAAGATCCTACTCCATGGGGACTACAAGGACACCACCATGGGCAACACCAACGTCATG GTTACCAAGTACACGCTGGACAACTCCTCTGCCTGCTTCATCAGCAACAAGTTCGACGACAAGGAGGTCAATGTGACCCTCGACGACGGCGCAACCCATGTCGTGCCCGCATGGTCCGTGAGCATCCTGCCGGACTGCAAGACCGTCGCGTACAACAGCGCCAAGATCAAGACACAGACGTCGGTGATGGTGAAGAGGCCGGGGGTGGAAACCGTGACGGATGGCCTTGCTTGGTCGTGGATGCCCGAGAACCTCCATCCTTTCATGACGGACGAGAAGGGTAACTTCAGGAAGAACGAGCTGCTCGAGCAGATCGCGACGTCGGGCGACCAGAGCGACTACCTATGGTACAGGACAAG CTTGGAGCACAAGGGGGAATCGAACTACAAGTTGCACGTGAACACGACTGGCCATGAGCTCTACGCTTTCGTCAATGGCAAGCTTGTTG GGAGGCACTACGCTCCTAATGGCGGATTCGTCTTCCAAATGGAGACACCGGTGAAGCTCCACTCTGGCAAGAACTACATCTCCCTCCTCAGCGCCACCATCGGGCTCAAGAACTATGGTGCTCTGTTCGAGATGATGCCCGCCGGCATCGTGGGAGGGCCGGTGAAGCTCGTCGACACCGTCACCAACACCACCGCCTACGACCTCTCCAACAGCTCCTGGTCCTACAAGGCCGGCCTCGCCGGCGAGTACAGGGAGACCCACCTCGACAAGGCCAAGGACCGCAGCCAATGGAGAGGCGGCACCATCCCGGTGCACCGCCCCTTCACCTGGTACAAGGCGACCTTTGAGGCCCCCACCGGTGAGGAGCCCGTGGTGGCGGACCTGCTGGGGCTCGGCAAGGGCGTGGTGTGGGTCAACGGCAACAACCTGGGCCGCTACTGGCCGTCATACGTCGCCGCGGACATGGACGGCTGCCGGCGGTGCGACTACCGCGGCACATTCATGGCGGATGGCGACGGGCAGAAGTGCCTCACTGGCTGCAACGAGCCGTCCCAGAGGTTCTACCATGTGCCACGGTCGTTCCTCAAGGCCGGCGAGCCCAACACGATGGTGCTGTTCGAGGAGGCCGGCGGCGACCCGACGAGGGTGAGCTTCCACACCGTCGCTGTCGGGGCGGCGTGCGCGGAGGCCGCCGAGGTCGGCGACGAGGTGGCGCTGGCGTGCAGCCATGGCAGGACCATCTCCAGCGTGGACGTGGCCAGCCTCGGCGTCACGCGCGGCAAGTGCGGCGCGTACCAGGGCGGCTGCGAGTCCAAGGCGGCGCTGGCGGCGTTCACGGCAGCGTGCGTCGGCAAGGAGTCGTGCACGGTGCGGCACACGGAGGACTTCCGCGCCGGGTCCGGGTGTGACTCCGGCGTGCTCACCGTGCAGGCAACCTGCTGA